One Gossypium raimondii isolate GPD5lz chromosome 3, ASM2569854v1, whole genome shotgun sequence genomic window carries:
- the LOC105795351 gene encoding zinc finger CCCH domain-containing protein 19: MDTEEEEPHHVPNVDSSVQLEDTPVSTATVSELENRNSESNFELESVSVLDEAGVSTEVSAEKEESEGKGVVGEAAAGEKGGEDLIGGEEKCEMLGGGVEVNASSSGVGNKEGDGGEDGYMAGGKADVVEDAAGVVVMCKMEDASEMANEILSAGGIEVSVAEHRAVELADEAGNLVEQKVADDVLERVDVPEEKQVADVAEERGIADAAEVDGATESVLAKEEETIVAVEVGDSTEQTVVMEETGIMNKREGADVSVKSEMMVEKEGEQSGVMEETGVDDMTEKTEFVEEPVVEGEMGTDMVEESGVLEEKSVLNVTEQTEDLEYVHAAREIGNEMAEPAEDSVMEEESEKEEDTEFGNDVEGVEQEEERAAEMGDTVEAMEAADDTEMPDTTEELELEAAEETEEAAEETEDTEEIEEDSKASGGKRKRGKKLSSKVPARAPPRKKVEEDVCFICFDGGNLVLCDRRGCPKAYHSACVGRDEAFFQSKGKWNCGWHLCSNCKKNAHYMCFTCTFSLCKGCIKEAVILCIRGNKGFCESCMNLVMLIEKDQQAQIDFDDRGSWEYLFKDYWIDLKSRLSITSDELAQAKNPWKGAAKQESPIELHGFNDAGGSDSDSSSGNVEVTVSKRRKTRSQSKARAREGDSPSTMATSAEGASADESAEWASKELLEVVMNMRNGDKSVLSRMELSQLILDYIQKYKLRDRRNKSYVICDMRLKNLFGKPRVGHIEMLNLLDPHIFFTKEDSQTDDLQGSVVDAEANQLEADWNSDALTKTGKDKKRKTRKKGDARGLQSNVDDYAAIDMHNISLIYLRRNLVEELLEDAETFHDKVVDSFVRIRISGAGQKQDLYRLVQVVGTSKVAEPYRVGKRTTDFLLDILNLNKTEAISIDIISNQEFTEDECKRLRQSIKCGLINRLTVGDIQEKAMTIQAVRVKDWVESEITRLSHLRDRASDLGRRKELRECVEKLQILKTPEELQRRLEEIPEIHVDPNMDPSYESEEEDEDDKKQDNYMRPRGSSFNRRGREPISPRKGGYSSTDSWSGGRNYSSMNRELSRNLSGKGFTSKGDDSIGASETGNENLWNLGREREAQQPNSWSKPKTALSSEIGTRNTQSVVIQEPSLKVASEISPAPPSTGVTTSVQVNETEKMWHYQDPSGKVQGPFSIVQLRKWSNTGYFPADLKIWKTNETQDDSILLTNALAGKFQKDPPVVDNSLPKAQMALYGNSLGASLKQGIESQVGERSRLDQHRVAWSPQRVLASPGQTDISSSTVRPAPSSLEIPKHSRDTWVSNTNLPSPTPNQNPIGGNKGQAFESKWSPTPGQSSGSLPVANPFRGGAVGLQPPTVVSESGSPAAPVVHSHTMVSSESHRRQVNVQASVNLGADLKNAGVSIQNLVQSLSSNNPPAETHGPGSVSVSRQEAVAVPSMPATGTQRWTNASTQKLEPNPSLAMPAQPAAYSHWNDASQAGQFPGVFQTPGQPNMVPSESWRPAVPVQSNVQLPAPPNLPWGMTVPDNQGATTLRQAPGNQNPGWGPIPGNQNMGWGALVPANTNMNWGPSSQGSASVNPNQNWAPPGQRQVPGNVNPGWSAPGNTIQGWTPPGQGPTGWVAPGQGAAPGNANPGYPTPSRNSSMWGGAGAEPNHNGDKFSDQRDRSSQGNESGFGGAKPWNRQSSFGSGGGGSSRPPFKGQRVCKFHENGHCKKGASCDYMHT; the protein is encoded by the exons aTGGATACCGAGGAAGAAGAGCCTCACCATGTCCCTAATGTTGATTCTTCTGTTCAATTGGAAGATACACCGGTAAGTACAGCAACGGTTTCTGAGTTAGAGAATCGGAATAGTGAGTCTAATTTTGAGCTCGAGTCTGTTTCCGTGTTGGATGAGGCGGGAGTATCGACAGAGGTTTCTGCTGAAAAGGAGGAAAGTGAGGGAAAGGGAGTTGTTGGTGAGGCTGCGGCTGGTGAAAAGGGCGGCGAGGATTTGATCGGTGGAGAGGAGAAGTGCGAGATGTTGGGTGGTGGTGTTGAGGTAAATGCTTCGTCTTCGGGTGTTGGTAATAAGGAAGGTGATGGCGGGGAGGATGGATACATGGCGGGGGGGAAAGCTGACGTGGTGGAGGATGCGGCGGGGGTTGTTGTGATGTGCAAAATGGAGGATGCGTCTGAGATGGCGAATGAAATACTGTCAGCGGGAGGGATAGAGGTGTCTGTGGCGGAACACAGAGCTGTTGAGTTGGCTGATGAAGCGGGAAATTTGGTGGAGCAAAAGGTGGCTGATGATGTGCTTGAACGAGTAGATGTTCCTGAGGAGAAACAGGTGGCTGACGTGGCGGAGGAAAGAGGGATTGCTGATGCGGCGGAGGTGGATGGCGCCACAGAGAGTGTTTTGGCtaaggaagaagaaacaatCGTGGCAGTAGAAGTGGGTGATTCAACAGAGCAAACTGTGGTTATGGAGGAAACTGGAATTATGAATAAAAGAGAGGGGGCTGACGTGTCCgtgaaaagtgaaatgatgGTGGAGAAAGAGGGGGAGCAAAGTGGGGTTATGGAAGAAACAGGGGTGGATGACATGACTGAGAAAACTGAATTTGTGGAGGAACCGGTGGTTGAGGGAGAAATGGGAACTGACATGGTTGAGGAAAGCGGAGTTTTGGAAGAAAAATCAGTGCTTAATGTGACTGAGCAAACTGAAGATTTGGAGTATGTTCATGCAGCCAGGGAAATAGGTAACGAAATGGCTGAGCCAGCGGAGGACTCTGTGATGGAGGAGGAATCGGAGAAAGAAGAAGATACAGAGTTTGGAAATGATGTAGAGGGTGTCGAACAAGAAGAGGAGAGAGCAGCTGAAATGGGAGATACTGTAGAGGCAATGGAAGCAGCAGATGACACTGAGATGCCCGATACGACAGAAGAGTTGGAATTGGAGGCTGCAGAGGAGACAGAGGAGGCCGCAGAGGAGACGGAGGATACAGAGGAGATAGAGGAGGATAGTAAAGCCAGTGGTGGCAAGAGGAAGCGGGGAAAGAAGTTGAGTTCTAAGGTTCCGGCAAGAGCTCCACCTAGGAAGAAGGTGGAAGAGGATGTCTGTTTCATTTGCTTTGATGGCGGTAACCTTGTGCTTTGCGATCGCAG GGGTTGCCCAAAGGCTTACCACTCTGCTTGCGTTGGTCGAGACGAGGCTTTCTTTCAATCAAAGGGTAAATGGAATTGTG GTTGGCATCTGTGTAGCAACTGCAAGAAGAACGCCCATTATATGTGTTTCACGTGTACCTTTTCCTTATGCAAGGGATGCATCAAAGAGGCTGTAATCCTGTGTATTAGGGGTAACAAAGGCTTCTGTGAGTCATGTATGAATCTTGTCATGTTGATTGAAAAGGATCAGCAG GCACAAATTGATTTTGATGACCGAGGTAGCTGGGAATATCTATTCAAGGattattggattgatttaaagAGCAGACTATCAATAACTTCAGATGAACTTGCTCAGGCTAAAAATCCCTGGAAAGGTGCTGCCAAACAGGAATCACCTATTGAACTGCATGGTTTTAATGATGCTGGAGGGTCTGACTCAGATAGTTCTTCTGGGAATGTTGAAGTAACCGTTTCTAAACGAAGAAAGACTAGGAGCCAATCAAAGGCACGTGCAAGGGAGGGTGATTCTCCTAGCACTATGGCAACTAGTGCTGAAGGTGCATCTGCAGATGAAAGTGCTGAGTGGGCATCGAAAGAGCTCTTAGAAGTTGTTATGAACATGAGAAATGGTGACAAATCTGTTTTATCTCGAATGGAGCTAAGTCAACTTATATTGGATTACATTCAAAAGTACAAGCTTCGAGATCGTCGCAATAAGTCTTATGTCATTTGTGACATGAGGCTTAAGAATCTGTTTGGAAAACCAAGAGTGGGTCATATTGAAATGTTAAATCTTCTAGACCCTcacatttttttcacaaaagagGACTCTCAGACAGATGACCTCCAAGGGAGTGTAGTTGATGCAGAAGCTAATCAGCTAGAGGCTGATTGGAACTCTGATGCTTTGACAAAGACCGGAAAAGATAAGAAACGTAAAACACGAAAGAAGGGTGATGCAAGGGGACTTCAATCAAATGTAGATGATTATGCTGCCATTGACATGCATAATATCAGTCTAATTTATTTGCGGCGAAATTTGGTGGAGGAATTGCTTGAAGATGCTGAAACATTCCATGACAAGGTTGTCGATTCTTTTGTGAGAATAAGAATATCTGGTGCTGGTCAAAAGCAAGATTTGTATAGGCTAGTGCAAGTTGTTG GTACAAGCAAAGTTGCTGAACCATATAGAGTTGGGAAAAGAACTACTGATTTTCTActagatattttaaatttaaacaagaCGGAGGCCATATCGATTGATATTATATCAAATCAAGAGTTCACTGAG GATGAATGCAAGCGGCTACGCCAGAGCATTAAGTGTGGACTTATCAACCGGCTGACTGTG GGAGATATACAGGAAAAGGCCATGACAATCCAGGCAGTCAGAGTCAAAGAT TGGGTGGAATCGGAGATAACACGTCTCAGTCATCTTCGTGATCGAGCCAGTGATTTAGGACGAAGAAAAGA GCTTAGAGAATGTGtagagaaattgcaaattttAAAGACACCTGAGGAGCTACAGCGTAGATTAGAGGAGATACCTGAGATACATGTAGACCCCAACATGGATCCTAGTTATGAAtcggaagaagaagatgaagatgataaGAAACAAg ATAATTATATGAGGCCTAGAGGCAGTAGTTTTAACAGGCGAGGGAGAGAGCCAATTTCTCCAAGGAAGGGAGGTTACAGTTCAACTGATTCTTGGAGTGGGGGTAGAAATTATTCTAGCATGAATCGGGAATTAAGCAGGAACCTGTCTGGTAAAGGATTTACGAGCAAAGGGGACGATTCTATTGGAGCTAGTGAGACGGGGAATGAAAATTTATGGAATCTAGGACGGGAGAGAGAAGCACAACAACCAAACAGTTGGAGCAAGCCAAAAACGGCTCTAAGTTCGGAAATTGGGACAAGGAATACCCAGTCTGTTGTAATCCAGGAACCATCTTTGAAGGTTGCATCGGAAATTTCACCTGCACCTCCGTCCACAGGAGTAACTACCAGTGTCCAGGTTAATGAAACTGAGAAAATGTGGCATTACCAGGATCCATCTGGTAAGGTTCAAGGACCATTTTCGATAGTGCAGCTACGGAAATGGAGTAATACTGGATATTTCCCTGCTGatttaaaaatatggaaaactAATGAGACTCAAGATGATTCTATACTTTTGACTAATGCCTTGGCTGGAAAGTTTCAGAAAGACCCTCCTGTAGTCGATAATAGCCTTCCAAAGGCTCAAATGGCCTTGTATGGGAATTCTCTTGGAGCATCCTTGAAACAAGGAATTGAAAGCCAAGTTGGAGAAAGATCAAGGCTCGATCAACATCGTGTAGCTTGGAGTCCTCAGCGTGTTCTGGCTTCACCAGGTCAAACAGATATCAGTTCTTCCACAGTCAGACCTGCTCCATCTTCACTTGAAATCCCAAAGCATTCTCGAGATACATGGGTCTCTAACACAAACCTACCTTCTCCTACTCCAAACCAAAATCCCATTGGTGGGAATAAGGGACAAGCATTTGAAAGCAAATGGTCACCTACCCCTGGCCAGTCATCAGGTTCTCTTCCGGTAGCTAATCCATTCCGAGGAGGTGCCGTAGGGCTGCAACCCCCTACTGTTGTTTCAGAGAGTGGGAGCCCAGCTGCTCCCGTAGTGCATTCACATACGATGGTGTCAAGTGAATCACACAGGAGACAGGTCAATGTTCAGGCCTCAGTTAATTTAGGTGCTGATTTGAAAAATGCAGGTGTATCTATCCAGAATTTGGTTCAATCTTTGAGTTCTAATAATCCTCCTGCTGAAACTCATGGACCGGGTTCTGTCTCAGTTTCAAGGCAAGAAGCAGTTGCTGTACCCTCTATGCCTGCCACTGGAACTCAAAGGTGGACAAACGCTTCGACTCAGAAGCTTGAGCCAAATCCCTCGCTTGCCATGCCTGCTCAACCTGCTGCTTATAGTCACTGGAATGACGCATCACAGGCCGGTCAATTCCCTGGGGTTTTCCAAACTCCTGGTCAACCAAATATGGTGCCATCAGAATCCTGGAGACCTGCTGTTCCAGTTCAGTCAAACGTTCAACTTCCTGCTCCACCAAATTTACCTTGGGGTATGACTGTCCCCGATAACCAAGGTGCCACCACCCTGAGACAGGCACCAGGGAATCAAAACCCTGGTTGGGGACCAATACCAGGGAATCAAAACATGGGATGGGGTGCACTGGTCCCTGCAAATACAAACATGAACTGGGGACCATCTAGTCAGGGATCAGCATCTGTTAATCCGAATCAAAATTGGGCTCCACCCGGCCAAAGACAAGTACCCGGGAATGTAAATCCAGGTTGGTCTGCTCCTGGGAATACAATCCAAGGATGGACACCACCTGGCCAAGGACCTACTGGATGGGTTGCACCAGGACAAGGTGCAGCACCAGGAAATGCAAACCCTGGTTATCCAACACCGTCTAGAAACTCAAGCATGTGGGGAGGAGCCGGAGCCGAGCCAAATCACAACGGAGACAAGTTTTCAGATCAAAGAGATAGGAGCTCCCAGGGTAACGAATCGGGTTTTGGTGGCGCCAAACCTTGGAACAGGCAATCATCATTTGGCAGTGGAGGTGGTGGTTCTTCTAGACCACCATTTAAAGGTCAAAGAGTATGCAAATTCCATGAAAATGGACACTGCAAGAAAGGGGCATCGTGTGATTATATGCacacttaa